From a single Emcibacter nanhaiensis genomic region:
- a CDS encoding MarR family winged helix-turn-helix transcriptional regulator, with amino-acid sequence MADVFNIEKNSPAMMQEDDIFLKGMELLYFAYRDFISWPDDVLQQYGMGRAHHRILHFVSRNPGLMVADLLKLLNITKQSLSRVLGMLVEHGYIRQEIGPSDRRQRLLYLTDKGEKLLTEIAEHQKEHLLKACRTAGPEAVAGFWSVLTELINEENRTEVLEHVNRPQFTDQ; translated from the coding sequence ATGGCTGACGTATTCAACATTGAAAAAAATTCCCCCGCAATGATGCAGGAGGACGATATTTTCCTCAAGGGCATGGAACTGCTCTACTTCGCCTACCGGGACTTTATTTCCTGGCCGGACGATGTGCTGCAGCAGTATGGCATGGGCCGGGCGCACCACCGCATCCTGCATTTCGTCAGCCGTAATCCGGGGCTGATGGTGGCCGACCTGCTGAAACTGCTCAATATCACCAAACAGTCCCTGTCCCGGGTGCTCGGCATGCTGGTGGAACATGGCTATATCCGTCAGGAAATCGGCCCCAGCGACCGGCGCCAGCGGCTGCTGTATCTCACCGACAAGGGCGAAAAGCTGCTGACCGAGATCGCCGAGCACCAGAAGGAGCATCTGCTCAAGGCCTGCCGCACCGCCGGCCCCGAGGCTGTGGCAGGCTTCTGGTCGGTGCTGACCGAGCTCATCAACGAGGAAAACCGCACCGAAGTCCTCGAACATGTCAACCGGCCGCAGTTCACTGATCAATAA
- a CDS encoding O-antigen ligase family protein gives MYVGFQSFNQLSPLGKLLCVLLVILPQAVLFLHPNTLLPSSPKEIAFPTIVEFIFIVAFFVFLLLRRYQFRLSPPIIWGCFLLWLVASLLTLNTAANAGQAAHKYIQYLVHFLFAVALLNYMRKEKGEALSLYIALLLSLYLMLFVFTGLTAFLSQQPGFNWTGHLPGFSNVRHLDYILAVMLSATAMLPYAARNIMFGRWKTIFFVTLTLLWLLLCWTGGRGSILAALGAVAICLFLMRKDRITRQVAIVFFGSMILGALMSLALPRPDNNYGLIRFATTITTEGGLNSLSSNRVAIWLEALEHWWAAPWFGVGAGQLKFIAQETSGIFVQPHNVVIQALLAWGIVGGLPFLAALGGSLWSGFRHVNQRMADNPAAVAGLAIMLTIAANAMIDGTLYHPVPTFLFLIGMGLALTPSPKRA, from the coding sequence ATGTATGTGGGATTTCAAAGCTTTAATCAACTTTCGCCCCTTGGGAAACTGCTGTGCGTTCTGCTGGTGATCCTGCCCCAGGCGGTGCTGTTCCTGCATCCCAACACCCTGCTGCCCAGTAGCCCCAAAGAAATCGCTTTTCCCACGATTGTGGAATTTATTTTCATTGTCGCCTTCTTTGTCTTCCTGCTGCTGCGGCGCTATCAGTTCCGCCTCTCCCCGCCGATCATCTGGGGCTGTTTCCTGCTGTGGCTGGTTGCCTCCCTCCTGACCCTGAACACGGCGGCCAATGCCGGACAGGCGGCCCACAAATATATCCAGTATCTGGTTCATTTCCTGTTTGCCGTGGCGCTGCTCAACTATATGAGAAAAGAAAAAGGCGAAGCCCTCAGCCTCTATATTGCGCTGCTGCTGTCGCTGTACCTGATGCTGTTTGTGTTCACGGGCCTGACCGCCTTTCTGTCGCAACAGCCGGGATTTAACTGGACCGGCCACCTGCCGGGATTCAGCAACGTGCGGCACCTGGACTATATCCTGGCCGTGATGCTGAGCGCCACCGCCATGCTGCCCTATGCCGCCAGAAATATCATGTTCGGCCGCTGGAAAACAATCTTCTTTGTGACCCTCACTTTGCTGTGGCTGCTGTTGTGCTGGACCGGCGGCCGGGGCTCCATCCTGGCAGCTCTCGGCGCTGTCGCCATCTGCCTTTTCCTGATGCGGAAAGACCGCATAACAAGACAGGTGGCGATTGTTTTTTTCGGCTCGATGATCCTGGGCGCCCTGATGTCCCTGGCGCTGCCGCGACCGGACAACAATTACGGCCTGATCCGCTTTGCCACCACCATCACCACCGAGGGAGGCCTCAACAGCCTGAGTTCGAACCGGGTGGCGATCTGGCTGGAAGCCCTGGAACACTGGTGGGCGGCGCCGTGGTTCGGGGTCGGCGCCGGCCAGCTTAAATTCATCGCCCAGGAAACGAGCGGGATTTTCGTACAACCCCATAATGTGGTGATCCAGGCGCTGCTGGCCTGGGGCATTGTCGGCGGCCTGCCTTTCCTGGCAGCGCTGGGCGGCAGCCTGTGGTCAGGTTTCCGGCATGTGAACCAGCGCATGGCAGACAATCCGGCGGCAGTCGCCGGCCTCGCCATCATGCTGACCATTGCCGCCAACGCCATGATTGACGGCACCCTCTATCATCCGGTGCCGACCTTCCTGTTCCTGATTGGCATGGGACTGGCGCTGACGCCGTCCCCGAAAAGAGCCTAG